Genomic DNA from Limanda limanda chromosome 8, fLimLim1.1, whole genome shotgun sequence:
TGTTTACCTGTGTTCTGGGTGATCTGTCTCTTCGTGATCATCTGTTTACATTTAGGATCCATGAGCTCACTGTTCTTGTTCTGTTTCAGACACTGAAGAACGTTCTTCCCCTCTGACTCTGTACAGAAccgctgaaaaaaaaaaaaagaaaaaacacacatgttacaaacataaaaacaaacataatagCCCCAAAAATAGTCAGGTGACACATGCAGTTTGATGGAATGTTTACAAATATATGCAGCTCACCCAAATTTACATGTGTTAACTGGGAAGTGACAAATTACCAGCAGCAGATGGGGTATCACAGGTCCATCATTTTGGCAAAGATTTAGTGGACCTACCCTGATCATATGCTTGCAGACTCTCATCAGCTGGTAGTCCAGTTCAGGATCGaccatctccacctcctgcagcttGAATATCCGCTGGTGGCAGCGAGAAGTCAACTGACGCTTGTTCTCTTTCAGACACTCAATGACCTACAGTGAGACATGTGAACAGATTCGATCATTGGTGAGTCATTTGTATTTAATACAGAACCTTCCTTACAGAGTGGACTGATGAGGAAAGCAGAAAAGCAAGGCGGTTTTAAAACCTTAAAATGTACATGTCTTGTTTTTCAAAGCAACACAAAGACCATGCACACAATAAAGTATTAACTGTGTATAATGCACACACTGCTGATCATATGATCATATCTTCTTTCATCAAATGAAATTCAATCAGGTGATTGACTCATTCAAATTCTGTTGTAGGACAGGATAAGTTGggtaaataatataataataataataatatcaacaaATCAGTGTTATTGTACCATCAGTGGAGTCTAGTGGCTTTGAACATAAACAGCCGTTTCTGgttcaacaacaaaaatccaGTTCTTCAACATAACGTCATGTCTCTGTAGTAATCCTGTCCATAATGTTGTCTGTAATAATCTGAGTCTGTTAGTatcaaaaaacaacactgcaaTCCACATCTTGCAATATAGACAAAAGCTGTTTACACTGCCGTGCAGTTTTGCAGTTGCCTGGTTCACGATACTTGATTAATACTGAACAAATTGAGAATATTTTTTTCCTGGTCAATCATTTACAACTAAGGATGCACAATATATATATCCGCCCGATATGTTATCTGCTTGATAATGggatttttatattattatttattgatctGTTAATGAAATTATATCTGATTAAATGTCTGATAAACGTAGGTCATGATGACATTATACCGCGCCAGTCCATACCCGTGTTACATAGGAACTGAGAATTAGTTTTTCACAGTTTCTGAGAGTGACTGTAGTTTTACAATTTGcaataaatgttttacaaagGTTCCGAGAGGGGGAAAAACATTTGCAAATTCTATCACTACCAATCTCATAAGTCACCTTAGAGTCCATCATCATGACGAGGAAAAAGGCCACAGCAAGGGTCAGTGTGGCAGTGCCTATCCAGCAGGCATTTGAGAACTGCAGGTTTGCTAGAGACAGTCCAAAGGCTAAAGAAATTAATAACAAAATCACAGAATGTATCGCTCTTGTTGACCAGCAATTTCCGTGCTAGAGGACCATGGATTTTGCCTGCTAATGGCACATTAGCACAGACTCGGCCAAGTCGCCACTACTTTTCAGATGGGTCCCTGGCTGACCTATATGATGTGCTTGTCGCACACATTCATAGTCTGATAGATACCAATGTAGGTAACATAAGTTACTATTGACAATTCGACCTCAGTCGTCAGTCCAGTGAGTATGCGTAGATTGTCGGCTCAGTGGCTGGATGATGATATAAACATGAAACGGACGTGGTCTCATGCGCAGGAGTGATCCGTGTCACATTGAGCGGCAGCTCTGAAGCTTTTGAAACCATGTTCAGGTAAATGTGTCTTTTTGAAGTGGACATGCAGAAATTAGTGCTTTTGCATGCGTGTCTTCTGACCTGTGCGTTGCCGTAAGCCACATTCTGACACAGTCTGGTGATGTCCTGCTTACAGGAGTCGTAAAGCTCTGGCTCCAGACGGATGTCCTCCGACTGCAGAGATTCAAATAGGATTTAGTAGACATACAGaaaacatggacacacaaagaaaagctGACATTTAATCTGTTTCTCTGTGCGGCTGTTTTGTCTCTGTGAGACATCAGGTGACCGACTGTGATGTAGCTGTGTCAGTGAACATACCATTTCTACCTCCTCCACCCGGAGCTGTTTACGACATTTGACAGACACCCGCTGCTCCTTGGCCTCCTGCAGCGTGTCGTTCCTCACTGTGGTGCTGAGGCAGATCACTACGTCCACCCTGAATGACAGGAAGACATACCGTCATTCAACTCAGTCTGATTGTTTTTACTTCTCGCTATGGAGAGTCTGTTAATAAGTTGTGGAAATAAGAGCCAAAAGAAAGTGTTTGGCTTCCGACCATTTTGTCTTGTGAGCCCATAAAAGACTAACAGTTGTCACTTTCATCCCAGGTTCTAAATGTCCATGAGCTGTTTTAGATAACTGGAGAGGTAAACCTCACTTTTACCCTGATGTCCTGACAGTGCGCTTCTTGTGTTGTGTGCGCATGTGTTTAAAAACATCACTTTTGTAACTTTAACGTCTGAAATCTACATTAATTTCAACCACTATAACATCATTTTTTAATGTATGAGCTTGGTTTAGGCCATTGCTATTTGATAGGAGTCAACGCCTGAGCTACGATCTGTCTCTGGACATTAAGTTGGATTTCGGACATTTCACGTTCAGGTAGGAGACCTCGAAATCAGGCTATTATCTACTGACCTCAGTCAATCCTAATGAGATTTTAATGAGCATAGCTTTATAACTGAGCTGATGACTTTATAGcaatgacgtgtgtgtgtgtgtgtgtgtgtgtgtgtgtgtgtgtgtgtgtgtgtgtgtgtataaaattCTGCTGTATTTGTCTGAAGCCTCTTTTTTTCTTATGATTGAGTGTGTTGGTCTTACTTCTTTTTGATGTTGGGACACAGTTTGAGGACATCCTCCTTGCAGGCGGTTTTGAATTTATAGGAAAAACGGAAATCCTTGATCTGAATCtgaggaaagaaacacacattattattaGTGACAGatttaacagaaaacaaatgcCTACACAGTTGCGTTTTCATTTTAAGTGATATAACTGAGAATTGGGTTAAGGGATCTATCAGCAAACAtcggacaaaccaaacacttgtTCTTGAAAGGCATTATTGCCTTTGTTCTTACTCAAGGACCTTTGTTTATGCTACACGCTTCACCACTCAAGCCACTGCATactaaacactgaacctttaagacttAACATCATTTGACCAGCCTGCTCACCAGCTGGAAGTGTGTAACTCCCACCGCACACTTCTCATTCATCTCCTTTTGGTGTTTGTTCTGAACCAAGCACTCCATCAGATCACCAGTGTCGATCTGATTATCAGCTACCTCCTGACAAACAGAGACATATAGACGTTCAAAAAGaggtcatatttttttttagatctgAATCATTTGCAACAATTAAATCtcttacatatatataatacaaattTTATTCATCATGCATTTAGAGTCCATTTGAAATGCTTCCTGCTTTATTCTCTATCTTCAGTACTTTGGCTTCAGAGGCCAGTTTTAACAAGGTGGACTTCCTTATATCAAGGGAGCATGTCTCTTCTGTAGACGCCCAAAATTTCCAAAATTCGTCCTATTACTTAAACTGGATTTCAGAACTGCTATCAGTAGTTGTTGGAAAAGACTTACGTGGCAGTGGGCCTGGATGACGGGTTCACAGGCTCTCATAAGCAGTGCCTCGATCTGAATATCCTGAGGACAGAACAAATGGAGCGATGCAGTTAACACAAAACATCCAGTAAGATCAGATCAGTCAGCTCTGATGATGCTGATATATAGTCACTGTAAGAATTTGATTTGGTTAGAGGAAGTTCCCAACCTGGGGGTCGGCATTAATCATAGTACGATTATTTTGACAGACAATGTGATTGGgattagggctgaacgattttgGGAAATAATCTTATTGCGATTTTTTTCTCCCAATATTGCGATTGTGAATTAATatgggatttttttatttgatcctcttttatttccccaacaaaacgtaatgaatgatttaaatatggccaacacaatattagatacatttagtgtaaaatattctttaaaattataggtgtcttactgctcccaagtcagtaacatttcacacagctgaaacagaatttgcctctactatactttgaaaatattttgtaaaatcaaagtaaataaagttataaataaaaaacggagaaatgcacaggccacaaaatcaaacagtacaactgcatgtatgaacagtttcctgaagctaatgaaatggtcACACTCCTTAAACTtagatttttaaccctttcgaacacaagtcacgtaacagacagagtgtgtgtggagccacaacacagcagacatgaggcggtgtAAAGACCTTATGGATCCCGTTCATGTCCGGGTGGTTGTGCAGCGGTACGGAGGCGCCGGGTGTCAGcacctccgtctcgcagatgtgcgcgtaggtgaccggggggctctggagccccGCCGCCCGGCTCGCCGCCCCGGAGCTCGGATTGCTTTTCCGGGGTGGGATTTTCAGGTCCGCCGCTGGCACCGTggtcaccagcgagatgagctcgctgTGTGTTTCCGCCACGTAGGTGATGCCGGCCTGCTTCGCTgtcttctggatcagcggagtttTGTTGTCCCGCTGCGCGGCATTCTGGCTGCTGGTGAGAACAGCAGCCCGTTGccctactctcgttcgcacgttataatcgcgcacgttgcgattaggaaatgGCGTTTTTATCATATTGCGATTTTATgacaaatgcaattaatcgttcagccctaattGGGATGATTTATGATTTCAGTAGAAATGGTAAATTATAAATGTCATTTGAACTGAAGAGAAACATATATAAAAGACTTAAAATTTGAAAGTGAAATTggtaaataaaagttaaaatcaactaattttaatttatttttctgaaaaGCAAGCACTTCAGTATGAGGTACCTTTTTCAAAAGCAGTTTCTTATACATTGTATTGTTAACATTACATGTATGTATTGGTAGAGTactcgttattattattagatttactttattttgtcacattttcaatACAAGCACCACACACTTTGGGCACAAACCCATCGTAGAATGATTATGTAGTCTCAATTTAAGTTGCTTTTAGACATGCAATGAACACCAAACATTATAGAGCTGCTCCAGAGCTGTTGCATGTGCGAAAGCAAATGTCTTATCACAGGGAGTGAGCTGCTTTGGACAGTTTTCTGAACTTGTCCTGCTATCCCCCTAGTCAAATGGGAAATGTGACAATACAGCAGAAAAAGACATACAAGTAGAATATTCTGACatagatgtcaacttggaaagacaatgagattttGTCAATAAGGGCTGATGCAGGAGCAGTAAATCAAAACACGACTTCCACAACAGAATTTATGTTCTTTTTAACCTCCTGCCTGCTCTACCCAAAGACGTTAATGTGTTGTTAGCCACTGAACCAGAGTATTATGTGATGCACCAGCAGTTGCAGCAGCTGTGGTAGTTACCTCAGACTCCAGCTCTGTCAGGTTTCCCACCACATCTCGGCAGTCGGACACCAGGTCCTCTAGATGGTCCTGCAGGCACTCAAGCTCCTGTCCTGCCTCAGTCTTCTCGCTACACCACTTCCCCAAGTCGGTCAAACAGCGTTTCTGCAGCTCAGGGTCCAGCTTCACATCCAGTGCTCTCTGGTGGAGAATCCTCTGCACCTCCACCTTACAGTCCCGAGAGAGCTGTAGGAGAATGATTACCATGTCCAGTTAGAAAAAGACCAGAGAAACAGCTCCCTTTAACTGTTCACTGAAGCTTTATACTGATACTCCAATCCAGAATTGTAGTAGTTCCATCCTTTACAAAGACATTTTTCAAAGGTCGTCCTTTAAAATATGCAATTTGTATGTTTATTAAGTGatttataataaaagaaaagctttacatatatatatataattgcaCAGATTGACGTTAACCCAAAAACTAATCCACTGCTTGTCATGATTCCACTAAAGTTGGCTCAATTCACTGTAAAATCTAGCAGTATAAATTCTGGTGTGCCCAGACCTTTATACAGAGGCTGAAAATTTAGGTTTGGAGTATCATTTCAAAGCAAATGCAACACTGATGATTTACCAAGAACTTGTTTCACTGCATTTGATTAATTCATATAAGCACATTAAGATTCTCTGGAGCTAAGTATTGATTCTTCACAACACAGGGCAGTAGCTCACTTCAGTTTACCAATTACTCTTGAAAATCAGCTCCCACATGCACCAATACCAGCGAAGAATTACCAGAACATAATCACTTCCCCCAACAAACCACCAGTCATCTTGATAGATGTCCAGTTTACTGTGATTGTTAGCAGCAGGACATACTCACAGTAAAACCTTGGTTTCCTGCTTAAGATGGCCCACCAGGGAGCTATGAGAATATTATGATCAGTGAGAAAGCTCacaaaaactgtatttaccATTGGCTCTATTTTCTTCTGCATACAGCAACCTGCtgtaataaatgtatatttgtcaGGGGCAAAAAACAGTAACAGTAATTCACTTAAATTTTCCAGAGTTAAGAATGATCATGCTGATGCTAGTTGATTAGCTTGTTAGCATCATCATGTGAAGTGGAGAGCTGTCTTTTGTCACAGTCGAAGAATAAATCGACACGTTAAAACAGCACCGCTGACCAGTTACAGTTTGACTTCTACTAACAGCTCAATATGACATTATAACAGTTTGACTTCTGCTAACAGGTAACTGTTGTTGTGTGGATGTCTTGATTGAGACTTTCAAGTTCACagcaaagtaaaagtaaaagcatcAGTGATTCTGCTTTGATAAGTTTAATCATAACTgttctttatttgattttattatagAAGTACTAAATTTTACTTTATCatgaaagaaatgtattttaatataagTGCTTAATTTCACCAAAAGGAAGAATACTTCTGTATCAGTCTATAACATCCTCTGAGTTTATTCTACATCCAAATTGTTCATTAACATTAGTTGAGGCCAGAACTAAGGGGTATGCTACTGAAATTTAACTCAACAGActgactgacatgtgatgagcatTTATTTTTAGAAATATGACTTAGATGTTCTATCGAAGTGTATGATTCAATTTTTAGCCTTTGTCTTGTGTTAAATAAAATTTCCAACAGTTGCACTAAAATGGTCATATGGAATTGCAACATAGTGTTTTAGTATTTTTCCATAGATTATTAGTATTGTAGTGATTGTTATTGATCGTCCCAGCCCCTTATATGCCCCGTGTGACAGTATCAAACACATTTTGTCCATATAACGCAGAATCAGTTGGTAATGACCATGTGAATAAACCCTGAATTTTCTTTGTGTAGCTAAAAAAGTTCAGAATGAGAACTGCAATTAATTGTATTGTGTGAGCAGGTATATGTCAAACTTGAATCTGTATAGACACACAACAGTATTATCATTTGGGTGAACAAATcctttcaaattattttaaaaggaaagagacaaaaagtCTCCTTTGAACTGGAGTGATCACGGAAGAGACTTACCCTTCGCCCCTGCTCCACAGAGCGGTAAGCGTGACGGTACAAGCAGGAGAAAATGGCACCCGGTGGCATCATCTCGCTGGTCTCGTTCCAGCCGTGAGTGTGGCAGAGCCGAGCTGCATCACCCTGGCATTTCTTATACAGGATGGGATCCAgcctgagcagcagcacatgcCATGATTAACAGATGGGTTGGTCACTGAGGGAACCTCATGTGTCACTGTTCAAACGTTACTTAGTAATGCGGCTCCATACTACCACATTTACTGCACATATAATaaccacatacagtacatactcAAAACATACATTAATACCTACTAAACACAGACTGTTTACTGTGAGAAGGTTATCAACCAGCGAAGATACTTTAGTTTAACCtcgctttatttaaaaaacaactctgACTGTAATTCAAATTTTAACAGAAATACACTTAAATTACTTGAATTTAGTCACTGTTACCTAAAGATTCTGATCTAAACcctaattgtgtttttaaaaaacgttAGCACATCTTACTTCCAGTCTCTGGCGATAAAGTACTGCAGCTCGAGCAGTCTGTGTTCACAGTCCTCTACCATCTTCTCAGTGTACAGATGCTCCATCAGACATGATAGGATCCTGCAGGAACAACACCAATATATTCACGTTTAACCGATgttacacaacaaacacaacattgcaGACTCAGATGTCAGACATCATTAGAAGTTCAATATAAATTTAGACTTTATCACACAGTATAACCTGGTCGTCTGAATGATCATCAATTCATGATCATTTGCAATGAACAGAAGTCATTTTACCTTAACATTAAAACTTTTTATAGATTCTTTAAAtcagataatatatatatatatatatatatatatatatatatatatatatatatatatatatatatatatatatatatatatatcatctaCAACAATGTACATAATGATACATATAAAACAACCATAATAATAGTTACATGCGAGTGCAGGTGTGTTTTTATGACATGTTCATGTTATTTCATCAACCCTCAAACTGACAGGTATGATATTTTATCAATACAGAATAACAAAATAACACCAGTGAAAACCATGTgatttattcaaatataccagTCACAAACTACAAGATATCTACcaactaattccacaaatgtttgtctatctgtctgtctgtggacgcATATCtcgagaactgttcatcttgttgacttcacacaaacatccaTATTGTTAATGGCACACGAAAGTGCAGTGCCgttttggtgtgatttggacattATACACGTTCAGTATTAATACAAATTGATTAAACAGATGACCAGCACCCAGCAGCTGTCTGTGCAGTATGACTTGAGTCTGTGGACCGACCTTTACGTTCTCTCACAGCAGCGGTTGCCAACTGGGTCAAACTGCTGTGCAAAATCACTGCCAGATcacagatttccatcacagcaGCAACATTAATAGAATCAATTATTCTTCAGcaagttgtcttcaaagtaaaagcacaactttGTTTTGTTGCTATAATACTTAGTGTACAGCTGTAATGCGGAGCTATAATTTTGAAAAGGTGTGAAATCTGAAGATGATATGAGTGTCatttgcttaacagacctctgaaatagcctACCCGCaatgtctgaaaacaataaCACCAGTTAAGTAAATGATTCAAACTTATATGGTAGCCACACGCTTGTTATAGAGCAAATAcagtttaattttatgaaaaacattaacCATAAAATCTTCACTGTAGATAAACCAGGTACGATGAACACAATGTTTTTTCTAACTTAACTCTGCACCATTGACTGTTTATAGGTTTAATTCTGAAGGAGCTTAggagcattaccacaggccaagaaaacagCCCACATTCCACCCCCAGGCGGGTTAACAACGAACACAGCACCAAGAAAGTGTGAAACTGAGGCATTGAAGAGTGGCCGGACAACTCACATGGGGTCTCCATTGCGGATGTGTTTGCAGGCAGTCTGGATGACCGACTCACACGCCTCGTTCAATGCTCGATCGATGCGGTAGTCGGCTCCTGGATCGGCTTCCTGAATCAGAGTCTGGAGCTAAGGACAGAGAGGAATATTCCCATCAAGAAAAAAAGGGAACCAGCTGGGGTTCTGCTCTGTGGGGTGCTGAAAGACATTCTGGGAAATTAAGTATTTACTGCTAAAATTAGACAGGGCAGCGTAACCAGTGGGTCTCCGTATAGAAAACCAGGATCTGTGACTAAATGTAAGACATCTGGAAGAAACATTGTTTTTAACTTTGTCCTTACCAATTCctgaaaacaacttttcatTGTAACAGACTTGACTTGCTGAACTGGCCACATCAAAACGGAGGCTGTGTTTATATCCATGTTTCTCCAGACTCACTTTATAGATGTATGACTTAGGAGCATGTATGTATTTAACATATTAAGTGTATTTTTATCATAATAGGCATAGGAGTTATTgacaaaaatgtgtgttgtgaggtcacagtgacctaaACGTTTGATCCCAATATTCTAATCAGGTCACGCTCGAGTTCAAGTAATCTTTTCTGCCAAATAATGGGATTTTCTCAAGGCTTTCCTTGGATACCACATTCAGGAGAAAAGGTTGGATCAACAACTTGTTTACATATGGGTAAACAATATCATATTAGTTTTCCGCGTGTCAAATGGAACCAGAGTCTTTCGCTGCACGCCAGTTAACATCCACATGCCTCAACTCAATGTGTACACATGTTGCCTCAGTCCAGTGGTTACAGGTCGGTTCATCCTGACACATTACTGCTACatataaattaacaaaatatttaaatttgtttaccAGACGAATATTGCTGGTGCTGAAGGTATTATTACCAACCCAATCTAGATTATAGTACATATTAATGTAGACTTACCGCCCTCTGACAGTTGGGGTCGATGGCTCCCATGTCTCCTCGACCGACCCTCATCAGGCAGTGCAGTGTTCGTCCTTTTCGGTGCAGACCGGAGCAGTGACCCTCGATCTCACTGCGACACTGCAGCACTATCTCCGGGCTCAGAGAAAAATCCTCCATCAGCATCCGCCTGTAGTCCATCATCTCTCCCTGACACTCGCCGCTGACCACGCGACCTGAcaacatacattcatacagacACATGCACTTAAGACTTTGGAGGCATGTTAAGGTATAAAATACTGGGATGAAAATATTTTATCAGATTATCAGgtatatttcttctttttcactttctctgagCATCACaacgtttttttccccttaGAGTTTTTTGCTAATATTAAGACATGAGCCAAACCGACAGACAGATGCTCATTGTTTATTTGACAAGTAAATAAATCACAGGTGAAAACACACCAGTGACTGACAGGTAATCCAGGTAATAGTGGCCTTTGGCTGCCCAACAAACAATCAAAGACAGAAATTGGTGGTTGGGACTAAGAGTGATTGACAGGTTCACAATGAGGCGGCGATGCTCACCTCGATGCACAGCGGACtccagacagagaagcaggtAGGACAGGCGAGCTTCTCGAGCTCGGGGCATGTTGGTGTCCACGCTGCAGCGGTACTTCCTCAGGTCTGACTTGCAGGCTTTGGCCAGCGAGTAGCTCACCTTGTAGTCCTGAGCAATCAGCTTCTGCCTGGTGGTCAACGCCTCACGGCACTAAGGAGCCAACATCAGCATTACAACAGAGCTAATAACTATTTGCCTATGATGTGACATACAATCTAATGTGGGTCATTTACTCACAGAATTTGATGTTAATAATTGGTTTTCAACTTAACAAAATaacttataatatatatatatatgaagataTACAGATAtagatattataatatattcCTTTTCTATTCATTTCTCCTCAAATTATTTCACACTTTAGTAAATATGGgcgttttaaatgtttaatgttaatcGTCACAGTACAACACCAAGTCAGTTAAACTTCAGGGATATCTGTCCATTTGGGAAGCACAAGTGAATGTGAATCAATTTCACTTGCtttggtgcaaatgaaagtgTCAACAGGTGCAGTGGAGAAGCCAAATCAAGTTGTGTTCTGCTAGTGTCCTTTTCACTGCTGGTAGCAAGAGGCAGTACCTGCAGCCCAATCAGGTGTCACAGGTAGTACAGGGCTCCTTTGTgcgaggaggaacaggaagacCAATGCCAGATCTTTACAAAGACCTTCAGCAGACTACaggtgtgcatgtttctgaccaaactgtCACAAACAGACTCCGTCAGGGCCCGACGAACTCTAGTGGGACCTGTGCTCACAGCCCAGCACCATGCAGCTTGATTGGCATTCACCAGAGAATACCAGTATTGGCCATTCTGCCACTGGTGCCCTGTTCTCTTTACAGATGAGAGCCGGTAAAAAATGGTGAGGAAAATAAATTATTGGACTGGGTGAGCAGTACTCACCCTCTCAGTCATTGCCTCCTCAAACTTGTGATTGAAGAGGCATTTGTAAACTCGTCCCTCTCCTGCCAGTGTCtggaaaatcaaaacaaaagaacatTTCTTACACCATAGCTTGAGTTACTTAATCAGTCAATAACTCAGAGGCAAGGGGGATGTCACAGATGATGTTCAGAACATTAACAGTGGACATGGAAATCAGGTTGTATTTTCTTGTGTGTTTAAGAAATCTTCAGGATATTAAACTTTCACTGTCAATGACCATGTATTTTCTCTCAAATTAATTTACTTCATAAAACTCACTTTAAAAATATTGTGCTGGTTGTCTATCGAAGGGGTCCAACTGCACAATATCAACCCCATTATAACCCAACCCAGGAAACATGGGATTAAGAAATGATCAATGGGCATAGGGTATACATGTGATTGGATAGTGTGTTATAATGGTTGACAACCGACATTACATCTAGGGTTCCTCAGAGCTTCCGAAAAGAAAGACGAGcatgattgatttttttaagcTTCCACGGTGGGTTTTGTCATTTCTGTGACGTTAACCAATGGATCAAAGCTAACAATGCTCTGCCGGAAGAGAAGAAACTGTACATAAATGAGAGGAATAATGATTACACAGAGTTTTTAGGCTTTTCCAAGCACT
This window encodes:
- the glg1a gene encoding Golgi apparatus protein 1, whose translation is MADCIRVPLLLLLMCILSAVHHIRGDNSVVSRLTGNADNMQNPAGGPGPAAVVPVAAERSLVAGASLPRRRSTGWKLSDEAVCKEDLTRLCPKHSWNNNLAVLECLQDKKEETEIAAECNHLLWNYKLNLTTDPKFESVAVEVCKTIIPEIKECAAEELGKGFLVSCLVDHRSNISDYQCNQYITKMTSIVFSDYRLICGFMDKCREDINTLRCGSISIGEKDIHSQGEVIACLEKGLVREVEEQAGAHTIKDECKKAIMRVAELSSDDFHLDRYLYFSCREDRERFCENTLAGEGRVYKCLFNHKFEEAMTERCREALTTRQKLIAQDYKVSYSLAKACKSDLRKYRCSVDTNMPRAREARLSYLLLCLESAVHRGRVVSGECQGEMMDYRRMLMEDFSLSPEIVLQCRSEIEGHCSGLHRKGRTLHCLMRVGRGDMGAIDPNCQRALQTLIQEADPGADYRIDRALNEACESVIQTACKHIRNGDPMILSCLMEHLYTEKMVEDCEHRLLELQYFIARDWKLDPILYKKCQGDAARLCHTHGWNETSEMMPPGAIFSCLYRHAYRSVEQGRRLSRDCKVEVQRILHQRALDVKLDPELQKRCLTDLGKWCSEKTEAGQELECLQDHLEDLVSDCRDVVGNLTELESEDIQIEALLMRACEPVIQAHCHEVADNQIDTGDLMECLVQNKHQKEMNEKCAVGVTHFQLIQIKDFRFSYKFKTACKEDVLKLCPNIKKKVDVVICLSTTVRNDTLQEAKEQRVSVKCRKQLRVEEVEMSEDIRLEPELYDSCKQDITRLCQNVAYGNAQVIECLKENKRQLTSRCHQRIFKLQEVEMVDPELDYQLMRVCKHMIRRFCTESEGKNVLQCLKQNKNSELMDPKCKQMITKRQITQNTDYRLNPVLRKACKADIPKFCQPILNKATADSELEGQVISCLKLKYADQRLSTDCEDQIRVILQESALDYRLDLQLQIHCTQEISSLCPEEAAAQEQTGQVEECLKVNLLKIKQDPCKKEVLNMLKESKADIFVDPVLHTACALDIKHHCAAIPPGRGRQMSCLMESLQDKRIRLQPECKKRLQDRIDMWSYAAKVAPAEGFSDLAMQVMTSPSKNYILTVTGAGVALLFLMGLLCGRFTKRVTQELKDR